The following are encoded in a window of Citrobacter freundii genomic DNA:
- a CDS encoding zinc ribbon domain-containing protein YjdM produces the protein MSLPHCPQCNSEYTYEDNGMFICPECAHEWNDAEPAHDGDELIVKDANGNLLADGDSVTVVKDLKVKGSSSMLKIGTKVKNIRLVEGDHNIDCKIDGFGPMKLKSEFVKKN, from the coding sequence ATGTCATTACCACACTGCCCACAATGCAACTCCGAATACACCTACGAAGATAACGGCATGTTCATCTGCCCGGAATGCGCTCACGAATGGAACGATGCTGAACCCGCGCATGACGGCGACGAACTGATCGTGAAAGACGCTAACGGTAACCTGCTGGCCGACGGCGACAGCGTAACCGTCGTGAAAGATCTGAAGGTCAAAGGTAGCTCTTCCATGCTGAAGATCGGTACCAAAGTGAAAAACATCCGCCTGGTGGAAGGCGACCACAACATCGATTGCAAGATTGATGGATTCGGACCGATGAAACTGAAATCCGAGTTTGTGAAAAAGAACTAA
- the yjdN gene encoding VOC family metalloprotein YjdN: protein MSLSPYISFAGNCADAIAYYQQTLGAELLYKINFGEMPQSAQDSEEGCPSGMKFPDTAIAHANLRVAGSDIMMSDGVATGKAHYSGFTLVLDTQDVNEGKCWFDNLAATGQIEMDWQETFWAHGFGKVTDQYGVPWMINVVKQQQPPTE, encoded by the coding sequence ATGTCGTTAAGTCCCTACATCTCTTTTGCAGGCAACTGCGCTGACGCCATTGCGTACTACCAACAGACGCTGGGCGCAGAACTGCTCTACAAAATCAACTTCGGTGAAATGCCCCAGTCGGCGCAGGACAGTGAAGAGGGTTGCCCTTCTGGAATGAAATTCCCCGATACCGCCATCGCCCACGCCAACCTGCGTGTTGCGGGCAGCGACATCATGATGAGCGACGGCGTCGCGACGGGAAAAGCCCATTACTCCGGATTCACGCTGGTCCTCGACACGCAGGATGTCAACGAAGGGAAGTGCTGGTTTGACAACCTGGCAGCAACAGGTCAAATCGAAATGGACTGGCAGGAAACATTCTGGGCGCACGGTTTCGGTAAAGTCACCGACCAGTACGGTGTGCCGTGGATGATCAACGTCGTCAAACAGCAGCAGCCCCCCACGGAGTAA
- the phnC gene encoding phosphonate ABC transporter ATP-binding protein — MQTVIRVEKLSKSFNHHQALNAVDLTIHSGEMVALLGPSGSGKSTLLRHLSGLITGDKSPGSHVELLGRTVQREGRLARDIRKSRAHTGYIFQQFNLVNRLTVLENVLIGALGSTPFWRTCFSWFTPQQKQRALQALTRVGMAHFAYQRVSTLSGGQQQRVAIARALMQQAKVILADEPIASLDPESARIVMDTLRDINQTDGITVVVTLHQVDYALRYCERIVALRQGHVFYDGSSQQFDNDRFDHLYRSMNRVDQNAQAA, encoded by the coding sequence ATGCAAACGGTTATTCGCGTCGAGAAACTCTCCAAATCATTCAATCATCATCAGGCGCTGAATGCGGTTGATCTGACTATCCATTCCGGTGAGATGGTGGCTCTGCTTGGGCCATCAGGTTCCGGCAAATCCACCCTTTTACGTCATTTAAGCGGGTTGATTACCGGTGATAAATCGCCAGGTAGCCACGTCGAGCTATTAGGCCGCACGGTACAACGTGAAGGCCGACTGGCGCGTGACATCCGCAAAAGCCGTGCCCATACGGGCTATATCTTCCAACAGTTCAATCTGGTGAACCGTCTCACCGTGCTGGAGAACGTGCTGATTGGCGCCCTCGGCAGCACGCCGTTCTGGCGCACCTGTTTTAGCTGGTTTACGCCACAGCAGAAGCAACGGGCGTTACAGGCGCTGACCCGCGTTGGCATGGCGCACTTTGCCTACCAGCGCGTTTCTACGCTCTCCGGCGGACAGCAGCAGCGCGTCGCCATCGCCCGCGCCCTGATGCAACAGGCAAAAGTGATCCTCGCCGATGAGCCGATTGCCTCGCTGGACCCGGAATCTGCACGCATCGTGATGGACACCCTGCGCGACATTAACCAGACCGACGGCATCACCGTCGTGGTCACGCTGCATCAGGTGGATTACGCCCTGCGCTACTGCGAACGCATTGTTGCGCTGCGCCAGGGACACGTCTTCTACGACGGCAGCAGCCAACAGTTTGATAACGATCGTTTTGACCATCTCTACCGCAGCATGAACCGCGTCGACCAGAACGCACAGGCTGCCTGA
- the phnD gene encoding phosphonate ABC transporter substrate-binding protein encodes MSYKTVAALAFTSMFSLSTFLSPAYAEEQEKALNFGIISTESQQNLKPQWEPFLKDMEKSLGVKVNAFFAPDYAGIIQGMRFNKVDIAWYGNLSAMEAVDRANGQVFAQTVAADGSPGYWSVLIVNKDSPINNLNDLIAKRKDLTFGNGDPNSTSGYLVPGYYVFAKNNIAASDFKRTVNAGHETNALAVANKQVDVATNNTENLDKLKTSAPEKLNALKVIWKSPLIPGDPIVWRKNLSETTKDKVYDFFMSYGKTPEEKATLERLGWAPFRASSDLQLVPIRQLALFKEMQGVKDNKGLNAEEKTSKTSVIKAQLDDLDRLTAALGAMTSVNKAVQ; translated from the coding sequence ATGAGTTATAAGACAGTTGCCGCGCTGGCCTTCACCAGCATGTTTAGTCTCAGCACCTTCTTAAGCCCGGCATATGCCGAAGAACAGGAAAAAGCGCTGAACTTTGGCATTATTTCGACCGAATCACAGCAAAACCTGAAGCCACAGTGGGAACCGTTCCTGAAGGACATGGAAAAATCGCTGGGCGTAAAAGTGAATGCCTTCTTCGCCCCGGACTACGCCGGGATCATCCAGGGCATGCGCTTTAACAAAGTCGATATCGCCTGGTACGGCAACCTCTCGGCGATGGAAGCGGTGGATCGCGCCAATGGACAGGTCTTCGCCCAGACCGTCGCGGCAGACGGATCGCCGGGTTACTGGAGCGTATTGATCGTCAATAAAGACAGTCCGATCAACAATCTGAACGATCTGATCGCCAAACGTAAGGATCTAACCTTCGGCAACGGCGATCCAAACTCCACCTCGGGCTACCTCGTCCCTGGTTACTACGTCTTCGCGAAAAACAACATTGCTGCCAGCGACTTCAAGCGCACCGTTAACGCCGGGCATGAAACTAACGCCCTGGCCGTCGCCAACAAGCAGGTGGATGTTGCCACCAACAACACCGAAAACCTCGACAAGTTAAAAACCTCTGCACCGGAAAAATTGAACGCGCTGAAGGTGATCTGGAAATCGCCGCTGATCCCAGGCGATCCGATCGTCTGGCGCAAAAACCTCTCCGAAACCACCAAGGACAAGGTGTACGACTTCTTCATGAGCTATGGCAAAACGCCGGAAGAGAAAGCCACGTTGGAACGCCTGGGCTGGGCGCCGTTCCGTGCCTCCAGCGATCTGCAACTGGTACCGATTCGCCAGCTGGCGCTGTTTAAAGAGATGCAGGGCGTGAAGGACAACAAGGGCCTGAACGCGGAAGAGAAAACCAGCAAAACCTCGGTGATTAAAGCACAACTGGATGATCTCGACCGCCTGACCGCCGCGCTGGGTGCCATGACCAGCGTAAATAAAGCGGTGCAGTGA
- the phnE gene encoding phosphonate ABC transporter, permease protein PhnE — MQTITVAPPKRSWFSLLSWAILLAVLVVSWKGAEMAPLTLIEDSGNMATFAADFFPPDFSQWQDYLSEMAITLQIAVWGTALAVVLSIPFGLMCADNLVPWWIYQPMRRLMDACRAINEMVFAMLFVVAVGLGPFAGVMALFIHTTGVLSKLLSEAVEAIEPGPVEGIRATGANKIEEILYGVLPQVMPLLISYSLYRFESNVRSATVVGMVGAGGIGVTLWEAIRGFQFQQTCALMVLIIVTVSLLDFLSQRLRKHFI, encoded by the coding sequence ATGCAAACCATCACCGTCGCCCCGCCCAAGCGTAGCTGGTTCTCGCTGCTGAGCTGGGCCATTCTTCTCGCCGTGCTGGTCGTCTCGTGGAAAGGGGCCGAAATGGCTCCACTCACGCTGATCGAGGATTCCGGCAATATGGCGACCTTCGCCGCTGACTTCTTCCCGCCGGACTTCAGCCAGTGGCAGGACTATCTCAGCGAAATGGCCATCACCCTGCAAATCGCCGTCTGGGGGACCGCCCTCGCCGTGGTGCTGTCGATTCCTTTCGGCCTGATGTGCGCCGACAACCTGGTGCCGTGGTGGATTTACCAGCCGATGCGTCGCCTGATGGACGCCTGCCGCGCCATCAACGAAATGGTCTTCGCCATGCTGTTTGTGGTTGCGGTCGGTCTCGGGCCGTTCGCCGGGGTGATGGCGCTGTTTATCCACACCACCGGGGTGCTCTCCAAACTGCTTTCCGAGGCGGTAGAAGCCATTGAGCCGGGTCCGGTCGAAGGCATTCGCGCCACGGGTGCTAACAAAATTGAAGAGATCCTCTACGGCGTTCTACCGCAGGTCATGCCGCTGCTCATCTCCTACTCGCTGTACCGCTTTGAGTCCAACGTCCGCTCCGCCACGGTGGTCGGCATGGTTGGCGCAGGCGGCATCGGCGTGACGTTATGGGAGGCGATTCGCGGCTTTCAGTTCCAGCAAACCTGCGCCCTGATGGTGTTAATCATCGTCACCGTCAGCCTGCTGGATTTCCTCTCTCAGCGTTTGCGTAAGCACTTCATCTAA
- the phnF gene encoding phosphonate metabolism transcriptional regulator PhnF: protein MHLSTHPTSYPTRYQEIAARLEQELRQHYRCGDYLPAEHQLAARYAVNRHTLRRAIDQLVERGWVQRRQGVGVLVLMRPFDYPLNAQARFSQNLLDQGSHPTSEKLLAVLRPASSHIADALSVTEGDNVIHLRTLRRVNGIALCLIDHYFSDLTLWPLLQGFNHGSLHDYLREQLGLMLLRTQTRISARRAQAKESKVLEIPNMAPLLCVRTLNHREGEEHATEYSVSLTRADMIEFTMEH from the coding sequence ATGCACTTGTCTACACATCCGACCAGTTATCCGACGCGTTATCAGGAAATTGCCGCCAGACTTGAGCAGGAGCTTCGTCAACATTATCGCTGCGGTGACTACCTTCCGGCCGAGCATCAGCTTGCCGCCCGCTACGCGGTCAACCGCCACACGTTGCGCCGCGCCATTGACCAGTTGGTCGAACGCGGCTGGGTGCAGCGTCGTCAGGGCGTCGGCGTGCTGGTGCTGATGCGCCCGTTCGATTACCCACTGAATGCCCAGGCGCGCTTCAGTCAGAACCTGCTGGACCAGGGCAGCCATCCCACCAGCGAGAAGTTGCTGGCGGTGCTGCGCCCGGCCTCGAGCCATATTGCCGACGCGCTCAGCGTCACCGAGGGCGACAACGTCATCCATTTGCGCACCCTGCGCCGGGTGAACGGCATCGCGCTCTGTCTTATCGACCACTATTTTTCCGACCTCACCCTCTGGCCGCTGTTGCAGGGCTTTAACCACGGCTCACTGCACGACTACCTGCGCGAGCAGTTGGGTCTGATGTTACTGCGCACGCAAACACGCATCAGCGCCCGCCGCGCGCAGGCCAAAGAGAGCAAGGTACTGGAAATCCCCAACATGGCGCCGCTGCTGTGCGTGCGCACCCTGAACCACCGTGAAGGCGAAGAACACGCGACGGAATACTCCGTCAGCCTGACCCGCGCCGACATGATCGAATTCACCATGGAGCACTGA
- the phnG gene encoding phosphonate C-P lyase system protein PhnG, whose translation MHLDTATRQRWMRALAYSNAEDLNARVNALKLTPEYELIRAPESGLMQIQARMGGTGNRFFAGDTTITRAVVRLKSGTLGYSYLLGRNKPHAEQCAVIDALLQEQTYFQSVMETLITPLEAERDALINARRAEVNASRVDFFTLVRGDNA comes from the coding sequence ATGCACCTTGATACCGCCACCCGCCAGCGCTGGATGCGCGCGCTGGCTTACAGCAACGCTGAAGACCTGAATGCGCGCGTCAACGCGCTGAAACTGACACCAGAATATGAACTTATCCGCGCACCGGAAAGCGGGCTGATGCAGATCCAGGCCCGCATGGGCGGCACCGGCAACCGTTTTTTTGCCGGTGATACCACGATAACGCGCGCCGTCGTACGCCTGAAGAGCGGCACGCTGGGTTATAGCTACCTGCTGGGACGCAACAAACCCCACGCCGAGCAGTGCGCCGTGATTGACGCACTGCTGCAGGAACAGACGTATTTCCAGAGCGTAATGGAAACCTTAATTACCCCGCTAGAAGCGGAACGCGATGCGCTAATTAACGCTCGCCGTGCCGAAGTCAACGCCAGCCGGGTCGACTTCTTCACACTGGTACGCGGAGATAACGCATGA
- the phnH gene encoding phosphonate C-P lyase system protein PhnH — translation MTRSTALQSAFNLPVQDAQQCFRRLLKAMSEPGVIVALHQLKHGWQPLGLATTSVLLTLVDGDTPVWLAPAMDNDIARQNLRFHTNAPLVEQPQQAAFAIADNRISSEQLNALSSGSAVAPETSATLIVQIAGLSGGRMLRLTGAGIAEERMIAPQLPECLIYEQTERPHPFPLGIDLILTCGERLLAIPRTTHVEVC, via the coding sequence ATGACACGATCTACGGCACTACAGAGCGCCTTTAATTTACCCGTCCAGGATGCGCAGCAGTGCTTTCGTCGCCTGCTAAAAGCCATGAGCGAACCGGGGGTGATTGTCGCCCTGCATCAGCTGAAACACGGCTGGCAGCCGCTGGGTCTGGCAACCACCAGCGTGCTGCTGACCCTGGTCGACGGTGACACCCCGGTGTGGCTGGCTCCAGCCATGGATAACGACATTGCCCGACAGAACCTGCGTTTTCACACCAATGCCCCACTGGTAGAACAACCGCAGCAGGCGGCCTTTGCCATCGCCGACAATCGCATTAGCAGCGAACAGCTCAACGCCCTCTCTTCCGGTTCCGCCGTAGCACCAGAGACCAGCGCGACCCTGATTGTGCAGATCGCGGGCTTAAGCGGCGGACGCATGCTGCGCCTGACCGGGGCCGGTATCGCCGAAGAACGGATGATCGCCCCGCAATTACCGGAATGCCTGATTTATGAACAGACCGAGCGCCCGCATCCGTTCCCGCTGGGGATTGATCTGATCCTCACCTGCGGCGAACGGCTGCTGGCTATTCCGCGAACCACCCACGTGGAGGTGTGCTGA
- a CDS encoding carbon-phosphorus lyase complex subunit PhnI: MYVAVKGGEKAIANAHALQENRRRGDAHIAELSVAQIEQQMNLAVDRVMTEGGIADRELAALALKQASGDNIEAIFLLRAYRTTLAKLAVSEPVNSAEMRLERRISAVYKDIPGGQLLGSTYDYTHRLLDFTLLANGETPPLRAAESEQDAAPHVFSLLENQGLAKHEEDDGAQPDDITRTPPVYPCSRASRLQQLMRGDEGYLLALAYSTQRGYGRNHPFAAEIRSGYVALEIVAEELGFAVNVGELLMTECEMVNGFVAPENDSPHFTRGYGLVFGMSERKAMAMALVDRALQAPDYDETVTGPAQDEEFVLAHADNVEAAGFVSHLKLPHYVDFQAELELLKRLQQEAVRDR, encoded by the coding sequence ATGTACGTTGCCGTCAAAGGGGGCGAGAAGGCAATAGCCAACGCCCACGCGCTGCAGGAGAACCGACGCCGGGGCGATGCGCACATTGCCGAACTGAGCGTGGCGCAAATCGAACAGCAGATGAACCTCGCCGTTGACCGGGTCATGACTGAAGGCGGTATCGCCGACCGTGAACTGGCGGCACTGGCGCTCAAGCAGGCCAGCGGCGACAACATTGAAGCCATCTTTTTGCTACGCGCTTACCGCACGACGCTGGCAAAACTGGCGGTGAGCGAGCCGGTCAACAGCGCAGAGATGCGCCTGGAACGGCGTATTTCCGCCGTCTACAAGGATATTCCCGGCGGGCAGTTGCTGGGTTCAACTTACGACTATACCCACCGCCTGCTTGATTTCACTCTGCTGGCCAACGGCGAGACGCCGCCGCTGCGCGCCGCGGAGAGTGAACAGGACGCCGCCCCGCACGTCTTCTCCCTGCTGGAAAATCAGGGGCTGGCGAAGCACGAAGAGGACGACGGCGCTCAGCCCGATGACATCACCCGCACGCCGCCGGTGTACCCCTGCTCGCGCGCCTCGCGCCTGCAACAGCTAATGCGCGGCGACGAAGGGTATCTGCTGGCGCTGGCTTACTCCACCCAGCGCGGCTACGGGCGCAATCACCCGTTTGCCGCCGAGATCCGCAGCGGCTATGTGGCGCTGGAAATAGTAGCGGAAGAGCTGGGATTTGCGGTAAACGTCGGCGAACTGCTGATGACCGAATGCGAAATGGTGAACGGCTTTGTCGCGCCAGAAAATGACTCTCCCCATTTTACCCGCGGCTACGGGCTGGTGTTCGGCATGAGCGAACGCAAAGCGATGGCAATGGCGCTGGTAGACCGCGCCCTACAGGCACCCGACTACGATGAAACGGTCACGGGACCGGCGCAGGACGAAGAGTTCGTGCTGGCGCATGCGGATAACGTCGAGGCGGCGGGTTTTGTTTCCCACCTCAAACTCCCCCACTACGTCGATTTCCAGGCCGAGCTGGAACTGCTCAAACGCCTGCAACAGGAGGCCGTCCGTGACCGCTAA
- the phnJ gene encoding alpha-D-ribose 1-methylphosphonate 5-phosphate C-P-lyase PhnJ, whose amino-acid sequence MIRRALLKAVAIPGYQVPFGGREMPMPYGWGTGGIQLTASVIGEADVLKVIDQGADDTTNAVSIRNFFRHVTGVNTTDATCDATLIQTRHRIPETPLTEDQIIIFQVPIPEPLRFIEPRETETRTMHALEEYGVMQVKLYEDIARFGHIATTYAYPVKVNGRYVMDPSPIPKFDNPKMDRMPALQLFGAGREKRIYAVPPYTRVESLDFDDHPFTVQSWDEPCAICGSTHSYLDEVVLDDSGKRMFVCSDTDYCRQQSEALSQ is encoded by the coding sequence ATGATCCGCCGGGCACTGCTGAAAGCGGTCGCCATTCCGGGGTATCAGGTGCCGTTCGGCGGGCGTGAAATGCCCATGCCCTACGGCTGGGGCACCGGCGGTATTCAGCTTACCGCCAGCGTGATAGGTGAAGCTGACGTGCTGAAGGTCATCGACCAGGGCGCGGATGACACCACCAACGCGGTGTCCATTCGCAACTTCTTCAGGCACGTAACCGGGGTAAACACCACCGACGCGACCTGCGACGCGACGCTTATTCAGACCCGTCACCGCATCCCGGAAACGCCGCTCACGGAAGATCAGATTATTATTTTCCAGGTGCCGATCCCCGAACCGCTGCGCTTTATCGAGCCACGCGAGACGGAAACCCGCACCATGCACGCGCTGGAAGAGTACGGCGTGATGCAGGTGAAGCTGTATGAGGATATCGCCCGCTTCGGCCATATCGCCACCACCTACGCCTATCCGGTCAAGGTCAACGGGCGCTACGTGATGGATCCGTCACCCATCCCAAAATTCGACAACCCAAAAATGGACAGGATGCCCGCGCTGCAGCTGTTCGGGGCCGGGCGTGAAAAACGTATCTACGCCGTACCGCCGTATACCCGAGTCGAGAGCCTCGATTTCGACGATCACCCGTTTACCGTGCAGAGCTGGGATGAACCTTGCGCCATCTGCGGTTCCACCCACAGCTATCTCGACGAAGTGGTGCTCGACGACAGCGGCAAACGGATGTTTGTCTGCTCCGACACCGATTACTGCCGCCAACAGAGCGAGGCCCTTAGCCAATGA
- the phnK gene encoding phosphonate C-P lyase system protein PhnK, translating into MTQPLLSVNNLTHLYAPGKGFSDVSFDLWPGEVLGIVGESGSGKTTLLKSISSRLTPQSGEIVYQNRSLYGMSEADRRRLLRTEWGVVHQHPMDGLRRQVSAGGNIGERLMATGARHYGDIRATAQRWLTDVEIPASRIDDLPTTFSGGMQQRLQIARNLVTHPRLVFMDEPTGGLDVSVQAKLLDLLRGLVVELDLAVVIVTHDLGVARLLADRLLVMKQGQVVESGLTDRVLDDPHHPYTQLLVSSVLQN; encoded by the coding sequence ATGACGCAACCGCTGCTTTCCGTCAATAACCTGACCCATCTCTACGCGCCGGGCAAAGGCTTCAGCGATGTCTCTTTTGACCTGTGGCCTGGCGAAGTGCTGGGCATTGTGGGCGAGTCCGGTTCCGGCAAAACAACCCTGCTGAAGTCGATTTCCTCGCGCCTGACGCCGCAGTCTGGCGAAATTGTGTATCAGAACCGTTCGCTGTACGGCATGAGCGAAGCCGACCGTCGCCGCCTGCTGCGCACCGAATGGGGCGTGGTACATCAGCACCCGATGGACGGCCTGCGCCGTCAGGTTTCGGCGGGCGGTAATATCGGCGAACGCCTGATGGCCACCGGCGCACGCCACTATGGCGACATCCGCGCTACCGCGCAGCGCTGGCTGACCGACGTCGAAATTCCCGCCTCGCGCATCGACGATCTGCCCACCACCTTCTCCGGCGGCATGCAGCAACGTTTACAGATTGCCCGCAACCTCGTCACCCATCCCAGGCTGGTATTTATGGATGAACCCACCGGTGGGCTGGACGTCTCGGTACAGGCCAAACTGCTGGACCTGCTGCGCGGCCTGGTGGTGGAACTGGATCTGGCCGTGGTGATTGTCACCCATGATTTGGGCGTGGCGCGCCTGCTGGCAGACCGTTTACTGGTGATGAAACAGGGTCAGGTGGTGGAAAGTGGATTAACCGACCGCGTGCTCGACGATCCGCATCATCCGTACACCCAACTGCTGGTGTCGTCGGTGTTGCAGAACTGA
- the phnL gene encoding phosphonate C-P lyase system protein PhnL yields MIRVENVSKTFVLHQQNGVRLPVLHNATLDVKSGECVVLHGHSGSGKSTLLRSLYANYLPDTGHIHIQHGDEWVDLVQAPARKVLEVRRSTIGWVSQFLRVIPRVSALDVVMQPLLDLGVSRDVCAAKAACLLERLNVPETLWHLAPSTFSGGEQQRVNIARGFIVDYPILLLDEPTASLDAKNSAAVVALIEEAKARGAAIVGIFHDQTVRDRVADRLHLMGTTA; encoded by the coding sequence ATGATCCGCGTAGAAAATGTCAGTAAAACCTTTGTACTGCACCAGCAAAACGGCGTACGCCTGCCGGTGTTGCACAACGCCACTCTGGACGTAAAAAGCGGTGAGTGCGTGGTGCTGCACGGTCACTCGGGCAGTGGGAAATCAACGCTGCTGCGTTCGCTGTACGCCAACTATCTGCCGGACACCGGCCATATTCATATTCAGCACGGCGACGAGTGGGTGGATCTGGTGCAGGCTCCGGCGCGGAAAGTGCTGGAAGTGCGCCGTTCCACCATCGGCTGGGTCAGCCAGTTCCTGCGCGTGATCCCCAGGGTCTCGGCGCTGGACGTGGTGATGCAACCGCTGCTGGATCTGGGCGTCTCCCGCGACGTGTGTGCGGCCAAAGCGGCGTGCCTGCTGGAACGTCTGAACGTCCCGGAAACGCTGTGGCATCTAGCCCCATCGACCTTTTCCGGCGGTGAGCAGCAGCGCGTCAACATTGCGCGCGGGTTTATCGTCGATTACCCAATTTTACTGCTCGATGAGCCCACCGCGTCGCTGGATGCCAAAAACAGCGCCGCCGTAGTGGCACTGATAGAAGAAGCCAAAGCGCGCGGCGCGGCAATTGTCGGTATTTTTCACGATCAAACCGTTCGCGACCGCGTGGCGGACCGTTTGCACCTGATGGGAACCACAGCATGA
- the phnM gene encoding alpha-D-ribose 1-methylphosphonate 5-triphosphate diphosphatase → MIINNVKLVLEDEVVQGSLEMEGGVIRAFTESQSRLPEALDGEGGWLLPGLIELHTDNLDKFFTPRPKVDWPAHSAMSSHDALMVASGITTVLDAVAIGDVRDGGDRLENLEKMINAVEETQKRGVNRAEHRLHLRCELPHHTTLPLFEKLVGREPVTLVSLMDHSPGQRQFANREKYREYYQGKYSLTDEQMARYEEEQLALAARWSQPNRTAIAQMCRERHIALASHDDATHDHVLESHQLGSVIAEFPTTFAAAEASRQHGMNVLMGAPNIVRGGSHSGNVAAHKLAELGLLDILSSDYYPASLLDAAFRVADDDANRFTLAQAIHLVTRNPARALNLDDRGVIAEGKRADLVLAHRKGDHVHIDHVWRQGKRVF, encoded by the coding sequence ATGATTATCAATAACGTAAAGCTGGTGCTGGAAGACGAAGTGGTACAGGGATCGCTGGAAATGGAGGGCGGCGTGATTCGCGCCTTTACCGAAAGCCAGAGCCGTCTGCCCGAGGCGCTGGACGGTGAAGGTGGCTGGCTGCTGCCAGGGCTTATCGAACTGCACACCGATAATCTCGACAAATTCTTCACCCCGCGCCCGAAGGTGGATTGGCCCGCGCATTCGGCGATGAGCAGCCATGACGCGCTGATGGTCGCCAGCGGCATCACCACCGTGCTGGATGCAGTGGCGATTGGCGATGTTCGCGACGGCGGCGATCGCCTGGAAAATCTGGAAAAGATGATCAATGCGGTGGAAGAAACGCAGAAGCGCGGGGTCAACCGCGCCGAGCATCGTCTGCATCTGCGTTGCGAACTGCCGCATCACACCACCCTGCCGCTATTTGAAAAACTGGTCGGGCGCGAACCAGTGACGCTGGTTTCACTGATGGATCACTCGCCGGGCCAGCGCCAGTTCGCCAACCGCGAAAAATACCGGGAATATTATCAGGGCAAGTATTCACTTACCGATGAGCAGATGGCCCGCTACGAAGAAGAACAGTTGGCCCTCGCCGCACGCTGGTCGCAGCCCAACCGGACCGCCATCGCGCAGATGTGTCGCGAACGCCATATTGCGCTGGCAAGCCACGACGACGCTACCCATGACCATGTTCTCGAATCACATCAACTTGGCAGCGTGATCGCCGAGTTTCCCACCACCTTTGCAGCCGCAGAGGCTTCACGCCAGCACGGCATGAATGTGCTGATGGGCGCACCCAATATCGTGCGCGGCGGCTCGCACTCCGGCAACGTCGCGGCGCATAAGCTGGCTGAACTGGGGCTGTTGGATATTCTCTCCTCTGATTACTACCCCGCCAGCCTGCTCGACGCAGCGTTTCGTGTAGCGGACGACGATGCCAACCGCTTCACGCTGGCGCAGGCGATTCATCTGGTGACCCGTAATCCGGCGCGGGCGCTGAATCTCGACGATCGCGGTGTTATCGCCGAAGGTAAACGCGCGGATCTGGTGCTGGCGCACCGCAAAGGCGATCACGTGCATATCGACCACGTCTGGCGGCAGGGAAAAAGGGTGTTCTGA
- the phnN gene encoding ribose 1,5-bisphosphokinase: protein MGKLIWLMGPSGSGKDSLLAELRQQEQAQLLVAHRYITRAANAGNENHIALSEQEFFTRAGQNLLALSWHANGLYYGVGVEIDLWLHAGFDVVVNGSRAHLPQAKSRYGAALLPVCLQVSQDVLRQRLLARGRENETEIAARLERAARYVPEDCHTLNNDGSLLQSVNTLLTLMGRKHSYA from the coding sequence ATGGGAAAACTGATCTGGCTGATGGGGCCGTCCGGCTCCGGTAAGGACAGCCTGCTGGCCGAACTCCGCCAGCAGGAACAGGCGCAACTGCTGGTGGCGCATCGTTACATTACCCGGGCCGCCAACGCCGGGAATGAAAACCATATTGCGCTGAGCGAACAGGAGTTTTTTACCCGCGCCGGACAGAACCTGCTGGCGCTGAGCTGGCATGCCAACGGCTTGTACTACGGCGTCGGCGTGGAGATTGACCTCTGGCTACACGCCGGGTTTGATGTGGTGGTAAACGGCTCCCGCGCCCATCTGCCACAGGCAAAATCACGCTACGGCGCGGCGCTGCTGCCGGTCTGTTTGCAGGTATCACAAGACGTGTTGCGCCAGCGCTTACTGGCGCGCGGGCGAGAAAATGAAACGGAGATTGCCGCCCGTCTTGAACGTGCAGCCCGCTATGTGCCAGAGGACTGCCATACGCTAAACAATGACGGTAGTCTGCTACAGTCAGTGAATACATTGCTCACACTGATGGGACGTAAGCATTCTTATGCCTGA